The sequence CGCGTGAAGGACACAAAGGTGCCAAAGGCCGAGTCTAACGGGGCGGAGGTGTACGAAGAGCCCGTGGGCCGCTAGGCGAGATACGCCGGGGCCGCCACGGGCAACGTAAATCGGAACTCGGCGCCGCCGCTGGACGCGCGGCCGACCGTGATGGTGCCGCCGTGGGCCTCGACGATGCCCTTGACGATATAGAGCCCGAGGCCCGTGCCGCCGCGCTTGCTGCCCCGCCAGAAGCGGGTGAAGACGCGGTTCATGGATTCCTCCGGGATGCCGGGCCCTTCGTCGCTCACCGTGACCGACGTGCCGGTTTCCTCGCCTTCGCGCGGGGATGCCGAGGGCGTGATGTCAATGGTGACAGTTCCCTCGCCGTGGCGCACGGCATTTTCGACGAGGTTGCTGAGCACCTGGTCGACCTTGTCGGGGTCGGCCCACAGGGCGGGCAGCGGCTGCTCGATGCGCAGCAGGAAACGGTCGGCGGGCTGTCCGGCGGCGACGTAGGCCTGGATGTGCCGGCCGACGGCCGCGCCGATGTCGACGGGCTGGCGGCGCACCTCCAGGCGCCCGGAGTCGATGCGGGAGATGTCGAGCAGCTCGGCGATGAGCCGGGTGACGCGGTCCGCGTCGGCGTCGACGGTCTCCAGCATCAGCCGCTTCTGGTCGTCGGTGAAGCGCTCCCACTTGGCGAGGAGCGTGGCGGTGAAGCCCTTGACGGAGGTCAGCGGCGAGCGCAGCTCGTGGGCGACGGTGGCGATCAGCTCGGCGTGGCTGCGTTCGGTGCGGCGGCGGGCCTCGGTGTCGCGCAGGGAGACGATGACGCGGTGCACGGGTCCGAGGGGCGCGGTGCGCACGTACCGCGCGCAGACCAGTACCTCCCGCCCCCCGGGGAGCAGCAGGTTGCGCTCGGGCTGCCGGACCCGGATGGCGAGGCCGCCGTAAGGGTCGGTGAGCTGCCACCAGCGCCTGCCCTCCAGGTCCTCCAGGGGCAGCGCCTTCTCCAGGTGCTGCCCGAGGGCGTCGGCGGCGCTCAGGGCGGTGATGCGTGCGGCGGCGGCGTTGAAGCAGATGACCCGGCCGTGCTCGTCGGCGACGACGAGGCCGTCGGGCAGCTGGTCGGGGTCGAGGCCGAGGCCGGTCTCGGTGCGGTCGCCGTGCCGGGGCGCGGGTGTGCGGCGCACGTCCCGCCCGTCCGGCGCAGTGCTCGTGCCGACCACGCTCATCCCCGTACCCCACCTCTCAGCCGGCGCAGGGCCCCGAGCTGGTCACCCTACTAGCTCTCGGTGACGGAACGGCACCCTGTGCGGGCGCGCTGTGCACGGGCCGATGCATACAGACATACGGCGGCGGCCGTGGCGAGGTTCAGGCTCTCGGCCTTCCCGTGGATGGGGACGCGTACGACGGCGTCGGCGAGGTCGCGGGTCTCCTCCGGGAGCCCCCAGGCCTCGTTGCCGAACACCCAGGCGGTCGGCCCGCCCATGGTCTGCTCGTCCAGCTCCTCGTCCAGGTCCCGGTCGCCGGCCCCGTCGGCCGCGAGGATCCGCACTCCGGCGTCCTTCAGCCCCGCCACGGCCTGCTCGACGGGCACGCCGACGGCGACGGGCAGATGGAACAGGGAGCCCACGGAGGCGCGTACGGCCTTGGGGTTGTACAGGTCCACGGAGGCGTCGGTGAGGACGACGGCCTCGGCGCCCGCGGCGTCGGCGCAGCGCAGCACGGTCCCCGCGTTGCCCGGGTCGCGGACGTGGGCGAGCACGGCGACGAGCCTCGGCCGGGCGGCGAGGATGTCCTCGAAGGGCGTGTCCAGGAACCGGCAGACCCCGACCAGTCCCTGCGGGGTGACCGTGGTCGAGATGTCGGCGATGACCTCTTCGGAGGCGAGGTGGACACGGGCGCCCGCTTGCCGCGCCTCGCCGATGATGTCGGCGTAGCGCTCGGCGGCCTCCACGGTGGCGAACAGCTCGACGAGGGTCGCCTGCCCTCCGGCCCGATGCCCGGCGGCCTCCCGCACGGCCTGCGGCCCCTCCGCGAGAAACAGCCGGTCCTTGCCCCGGAAGTTCCGCTTGGCGAGCCGCCGGGCGGCGGCGACACGGGCGGACCGGGGGGAGATCAGCTCGGGAGTGACGGGGGGCATCTTCTTCACCTTCGGGAGAGCTTCAGTTTCGCGCCCCGAAGGGGCGCGGGGAACTGCGCGGCCAGCCCCCACCGGCCCACAGCCGAAACGAAGGCTGAGGGCCCCAACAACAGGACCCGCAAGCCATGACAGCCTGCGGGTCCTTCAGTCACGTCGGCCTAGAGCCAGCGCGGCGTCACGCAGCCTTGGGCGCGTTGACGTCCGCCGGCAGCGCCTTCTGCGCGACCTCGACGAGCGCGGCGAACGCACCGGCGTCGTTCACGGCCAGCTCGGCCAGGATCTTGCGGTCGACCTCGACGTTCGCGGCCTTCAGACCCTGGATGAAGCGGTTGTAGGTGATGCCGTTCGCGCGGGCAGCGGCGTTGATGCGCTGGATCCACAGCTGACGGAAGTCGCCCTTGCGCTTCTTGCGGTCGTTGTAGTTGTAGACCAGCGAGTGGGTGACCTGCTCCTTGGCCTTGCGGTAGAGGCGCGAACGCTGACCGCGGTAGCCGGAGGCCTGCTCGAGGATCGCCCGGCGCTTCTTGTGGGCGTTGACTGCCCGCTTGACGCGTGCCACTTGTTAACTCCTTGTAGCGGGGTCGTGGGGGTACACACACGACCCGGAAACGACTGGGTCCCGGTCCTGGCGTACGGCGCTCGGATTCAAGCGCCGGTACGTCACTTGCCGAGAAGCTTCTTGATCTTCGCGGCGTCGCCCGGGGCCATCTCGGCGTTGCCGGTGAGGCGACGCGTCACGCGGGACGACTTGTGCTCAAGCAGGTGGCGCTTGCCGGCGCGCTCACGGAGCACCTTGCCGGAGCCGGTGATCTTGAAGCGCTTGCTGGCACCGCTGTGCGACTTGTTCTTCGGCATAGCGCCGTATCTCCTCGTCGGGTGGCGCTCCGGTGCCCGGTCACGAAAACCGGGCACGGTGGAGCGTCGCTCTTCTATCAGTTACATCCTCGGGGACTTGCGTCCCGCGGGATCACGCCTCGGCGGGCTCCTCGGCGGACGCCTCAGCCTCGGCAGGGTTCTGCGACCGACCGGGGTTCGCCTTCGCTTCCGCCTTCCGGGCTTCCTGCGCCTGGCGGGCCTCGGCCATGGCCTCGGTCTTCTTCTTGTGCGGACCGAGGACCATGATCATGTTCCGGCCGTCCTGCTTCGGGTTCGACTCGACGAAACCGAGGTCCTGGACGTCCTCCGCGAGACGCTGCAGCAGTCGGTAGCCCAGCTCGGGCCGGGACTGCTCGCGACCACGGAACATGATCGTGATCTTGACCTTGTCGCCCTGCTTGAGGAACCGGACGACGTGACCCTTCTTGGTGTCATAGTCGTGCGGGTCGATCTTCGGCCGGAGCTTCATCTCCTTGATGACCGTGTGCGCCTGGTTCTTGCGCGCCTCACGGGCCTTCATGGCCGACTCGTACTTGAACTTCCCGTAGTCCATGAGCTTGCACACGGGCGGACGGGCGTTCGCCGCGACCTCGACCAGGTCCAGGTCGTACTCCTGCGCAAGCTCCAGTGCCTTAGCGAGCGGGACGATGCCCACCTGCTCGCCACTGGGACCGACAAGTCGCACCTCGGGAACGCGAATCCGGTCGTTGATGCGGGGCTCGGCGCTGATGGATCCTCCTCGGTAGCACCACACGGCGGTCTGGCGGACAGCCGCGTACGTCTCTTTTCGTGAGACCTAACCGCGCCGAAGCACAAAAAATGCCCCGGACGATCACAGGCGGGGCTCCCAAAGCAACCGGAGCACCGTCGCGAAGACCGCGGGGCGCGCATCGGGCGACTCCATCGTCCGTACGGAACGATGGTGGCCGCCTGACCGGAAGACCCGCCGTCCCGGAGGACAGTCAGGTGGGAGATCGGAGCCTCCACTTGTGGGCCGGACACAGTCATGTCCGGCCGGTCGCCCACCAGATTAGCAGGATCGCTTGACAAGGGCTAATTGAGGCCGGGTGGGCCTGATGAAGGCACCCGCACGCCCTCGCCTATCGTGTGGGGCATGAGTGAGACCCCTCCTGAGAACACCGACTTCGACGCGATGACCCGGGACATCGCCGAGGTCCCCGCCGTCGAGGTGATCGTGACGGTCGCCGTCAACCTGATGAGCGCCGCCGCCGTGAAGCTCGGGCTGACCGAGGAGGGCGACAAGTACAAGGACCTGGACGAGGCCCGCAAGCTGATCACCGCGCTCGCCGGTCTGCTGGACGCGAGCGCGACCGAGATCAGCTCGTTCCACGCGGCGCCGCTGCGCGACGGCCTGAAGTCGCTGCAGCTGGCCTTCCGCGAGGCGTCGATCGTGCCGGACGAGCCGGGCCAGGGTCCGGGCGAGAAGTACACCGGGCCGGTCTACGGCTAGCCGACGGGGGTATTTTCACCCCCGTACGTACAAGGGCTCGCCCGGAGGGGTGGTCCCGGCCGGCAGCAGTGCCAGGTCGAGGCCCCGCACCAGGCGGGCCCTCAGCGTGTCGTCGGCGGCCAGCCGCTCGGCGACCGCGCGGGCGGCCTCGGCGGGAGCGGCGGCCGGGTCGAGAACGAGGGCGAGGGTCCCGTCGGCCCGGCCGGGCCCGAGGTGGGCGCGCAGCACGGCGGGCTCGGCGGCCACGGCCGCGCGCACGGCCTCGACGACGGCCGGATCGGCGAGCGGGTCGGTGCTCGTGCGGCCCTCGGCGAGGGCGACCAGCGTCGGACCGGTCAGTTCGAAGGGCACCGGTCCGGCGAGGTCGAGCACGACCGTGTCCGCCTTCTCGTGCGCGGCGGCCTCGAGCGCCTGGTGCACGGGTACGGCGACGGGGCGGGCCGCCGGGTCCCAGCGGGCCAGGGAGTCGGTGGAGGTGAAGGCGGGCAGGGCGGTGCGGTCGCCGGCCTTCAGGGTGGGCACGGCCATGTCACTGGTCTTCTCGCGCCGCAGCCCGTTCTCGTCCTCCTCGACCTCGCCGAGCACGGCCACGACGGGAACCAGCAGCCGGGCACCCTTCAGTGCCTCCAGGACCGGGCCCACGGCCGTGCGGTCCTCGGCCCAGGCGGCGAGCGCGGCGCTCAGCCGGGGGTCGGCGGAGCCGTCGTCGTCGGAGAAGCCGGGGTCGGGAATGTTCTTGTTCGCCACGGTCACCGACCCTATAGGGGGGATGCCGCCTGCTTCGTGCGGGGCCGGTGGACGGGCCGGCACCGCCTTCACGGGGATCTCAGCGTTCCCTGACCCCGGATCTCATCCCGTCCCACGGGGCACACGGGCGGCACGGTCTGTGCGAAGGCACGGGCGCTCTCCGCCGCCGACGCCGTATCGTCGGCGGCGTCGCCGTCGGCCTCCTCCTCGGCCACGGCGGGCGAGGAGGCATCGGTGGAACCCGTGACGTCGTCTTCGGCCGCCGGCCGGAAGCGGCTGCCGGCGAAGGTCATGGCATCGGTGGCGGTGCCGTCGGGAGCGAAGGTGTCGGCGGCGGTGCTGGACCTGGAGTCCGGGGCGAGTGCCGCGTACGGCGAGGACACCTTCGACACGGCGAGCATCGTCAAGGTCGACATTCTGGCCACGCTGCTGCTGCGGGCGCAGGACGCGGGGCGGCGGCTGACGGCGACGGAGCGGGCCTACGCCACGAAGATGATCGAGAACAGCGACAACGCTTCCGCGACGGCCCTGTGGCATGCCATCGGGCGGGCCGAGGGGCTGGACGCGGCGAACGAGCGCTTCGGTCTCTCGGCGACCTCGGGTGGTGACGGTGACCTGTGGGGGCTGACGCGGACCACGGCCGCGGATCAACTGGTGTTGCTGCAGCAGGTGTTCGGTGCGCAGTCGCTGCTGAGCGCGGCTTCTCGGACGTACGTCCAGGGGCTGATGGAGGGGGTGGAGGCCGATCAGCGGTGGGGGGTGTCGGCGGCGGCCGTCGGGTCCTCGTGGGCGCTGAAGAACGGGTGGATGCCGCGCAGCGCGACCGGGCTGTGGGATGTGAACAGCATCGGGCGGGTGACGGTGGACGGGGCCGGTCTTCTGGTGGCCGTGCTGTCCAAGGGGACGGTGAGTCAGGCGGAGGGGATTTCGTTGGTGGAGGCCGCGGCGAAGGCGGCGGTGGCCGGGTTCGCCTCTGCGTCGTAGGGGCGCCGGCCGTGTGGCGGGTGCGGGTTGTCCGTAGTCGGTCGCGCCCGCGCGGCGGCAGCCGCACATCGACACAGCCCCTCGCCCCTCAAGGAGTTGCCCTGCGGTTTCTCCACAGGACCAACCCCGCTACCAGGAGCACTCCCCCGATGCTGCCTGCCAGAGGGCCCGCCCAGTCGGAGGTTGAGGTGGTGGACCTGGGGGTGTCCGGGCCCGTGCCGAAGTACCTCTTGTCGTACGACGCCGGGCGCAGGGCCTGTGGCTTGAGCCTGGCCGCCGCCTTGAGGGCGGCCGCGGGGTCGATCATGCCGAAGCCCCGGGAGTCGTCGCGGCCGCCGACCGGGGCGTCCCGGGCCGTGTCCTCCAGGAGTTTCTTGATCTGGGCGGGAGCCAGGTTTGGGTGGGCCGCCTTGATCAGGGCCGCCGCGCCGGAGACGAAGGCGGAGGCGGCCGAGGTGCCCCAGCCCGCGTAGTACTTGTGGTCGGGGTCGGCGATCACGACGTCCACGCCGGGTGCGCTGACCGCGGAGTACCAGCGGCGGGTGGAGAAGGAGGCGCGCGTGCCGTACTTGTCCACGGCGGTGGCGGCGATGACGCCCGGGTAGGCGGCCGGGTAGGAGACGTGGTCGCCCTTGTCGCCCCCGTTGCCCGCGGAGGCCACGACGACCACGCCCTTCTTCAGGGCGTACTGCACGGCCTCGTCCTCGCTCGGCTCCGGGTGCGCGGAGTCGGAGTCGTCGCCGAGGGAGAGGTTGATGACGTCGGCGCCGTGGTCGGCGGCCCAGCGGATGCCGTCGGCGAGGGCGTTGCCGCGGGTGGTACGGGCCTTGGTGCGGGCGGAGTCGCCGTCTTCGAGGATGACCCGCACGGGCAGGATCTTCGCCTCGGGGGCGACGCCCATGACGCCGTCGGTGTCGCCGGGTCCGTGGCCGTGTCCGGCGATGATGCCGGCCATGGCGGTGCCGTGCCGGGCCCAGGTGCGGTCGCCCGGCTCGGCACCGAAACCGATCATGTCCTTGGCGGGCAGGACGTTGCCGGCCAGGTCCGGATGGTCGGCCTCGACCCCGGTGTCCAGGACGGCGACGGTGATGCCCCGGCCCTTGGTGGTGCGCCAGGCCTCGTCGAGGTGGAGGGCGGACAGGCCCCACTGCTGGGCCCGGATGCCGTCGGCGTGGGCGGCCGCGGACGGCAGCAGGACGAGGGCGCCCGTGAGCAGGAGGCTGATCGTCGCGCCCGCGCGGCGGCTGCCGCGCGTCCATCGCCTCATGAGGGCTTCTCCGTGGCCGAGTTGACGGACTGCCGCAGTCGCCGTTCGATGCGGTCGGCCAGACCCTGCGCCTCGTTGCCGAGGCCCGCCTGGGCGGATGCCGAGGTGGCGCCGGAGCTGGTGGCGTCCGCCGCGGGCTGCGGAGAGTCGACGGTACGTCCGTCGGCCCAGCCGGAGACGGAGTAGGCCACGACGGGAGAGTCGGTGAGGACGGAGATGGTCCAGGTGGCGCGCTGCTTGTCGCCGAAGCCGGCCGCGACGGTGCCCTTGGCGGCGTACGGCCGGGGCATCAGGTCGCTGCGGAGGTCCAGGTGCTCGTCGCGGAAGCGGGCGGCGAGCGCGGACATGCTCGCGGAGCCGCCCTTGGTGAACAGCAGGCCGACGGTGGTGACGTAGGTCTGGGTGGCGTCGGTGTAGGTGGCGCGCAGCAGGCGCTGGCAGCCGACGGGGGTGAGGGCCTTGTGCAGCAGCGGGTCGAAGGCGTCGGCGCAGCCGCTGTCCGGGGCGACGGCGATCCGGGTCCAGGTCCGGTCGGCGCCGCCGGGTCCGGCTCCGGTGCCCTGGACGGTGGGCGGGAAGAGCTGGTCGACGGGCACGCTGTGCCAGAGCGTGGTGGCCACGCTGAACTCGTTCCCGGCGGGGCCGTCCCCGCCGTCCCCGGTGAGCCAGCTCCCGGTCACCGCACCGCCGATGAGGCCGAGCCCGAGGACCAGGCAGGCGGCGGCAGCGGCCGTACGGGGCCGCAGCCGTAGCCCCGGTGCCCGCACCCCTGTGCGCTCGCCGTACCCCTCGGGCTCCCCGAAGGACAGGATCGGCCGGGCGGCCGTCGCGGCACTCCAGGAGAACGACGGGTCCGGAGAGGCCGTCGGGGGGTGGGCGGGGTCGCTCGGACTCCACGCGGTCCGGAGATCGCGCGCGCCGGGCACGGACGGGGACACCGGGGAGGACGAAGGGGGCCGCGCCGAGGAAGCCTCGCGGTCGGGGGCCGACGCGGCACCCGCGTACCCGGCGGCGGATCCCGGCGTGCGCCCGGAGGCGGGTGAGACCACGGAACCCACGGAACCCTCGGGCGCCGACCGGATCGGCCGGAGCCGTGCCGTCGTCTCGGACGCGGCCTCCGCAGGCGCTCCGGAGGGGCCAGGCCGGGAGCCCGCGTACGGCGCCGCCGATGAATCCTCGCGGTCGGCGACGGGAGCCGGGGCGGAGGCGGAGAAGGGGGCCGAGGCGGAACCCGAACGCCCGCCGGCAGAGCCCGGCTCACCCGGGCGCCCGGCACCGGACGCCGCCACACCCCCGGGTCGCCGCGCCCCGCCCGCCGACGGAATCGGCCGCAGCCGAGCCGTCGTCTCCGACGGGGACTCCGCGGGGGCCTGCGACGGGCGGGGCTGAGCCCCGGGGCCCTGTCCCGGGCGCGGCGGAACGGAGGTGGCCGCACCACCGACCGTCGGGGCCTCGGGGCGATGGGTCTGAGACCCCGGACCACGCACCGGACGCGGCGGAACGGACGCGACCGCACCATCCACCACCGGAGCCTCCGGACCATGAGACTGAGACCCCGGGCCACGCACCGGACGCGGGACGGAGGTGGTCGCACCGTCGGCCGCCGGGGGCTCGGGGCGGCGAGGCCGGGATCCGGGGCCTTGCGGCGGGCGCGGCGGCTGCGTGGTCGTGTGCGCGTCGTGGGGTGTGCGGCCCGCGCTCGGTGGGGTGTCGGGGAAGCGGGCCGAGGCGGGGGGCGGTGGCGGGCTCACCGGGTCGGTGGCCTCGGGTACGGCGGAGGGGCGGGAGGCGGGGATGCGGGAGGAGCCGGCGCCGGTCGGGCCTTCGGTGCGCCCGCTCTGCGCGTGCCGCTCCCCCGCCGTCCGGCCGGACGCGCCCCGCGCGGCGCGCGGGGCGAACACGGAGGGTTCGTCGTCGAGGTCGGCTTCGAGGTCGCGGAGATCCGGCCTGGTCGCCTGGGCCGCGAAGCCCGTGCCCGGCCTTCCGGCGGCGGGCGCCGGGCCGGCTCCTCGGGCCGGCGATCCCGGCGTGGCCGTGTCGCGGCCGGCAGCCGCGTGACCGGTCGTCGGCCGACCGGCGGGCGTGCCCGATGACGGCGTGCCGGAGGCGGTGGTGTCCTGGGTGGGGGCGGGAGGCGGGGACGAGGGGCGCGGAGGGATCGGGGCGCGGCGCGCTTCCGTGCTCATGCACCCCCCGTTTCCTCGTGCCCGGGCCGTTTCCTCGTACGCGGGCCGTCATGCTTTCCGGCCGCGCCCGGTGGGAGAACTCCGTCCGGGCACGCATACCCGTACGGCTGGACCGGCATCCCGGTTCAGGTGAAGCGGCCGGGTGCGTTCCGCCGTACGTGCGCGTCACTCTACGGGTTGTCCGGAAGAGAACGAGAACCAGTCCGCCAGGCCGGGGCATCTGCCCGGAACGTCCCCCTACCCTGCGGTAATCCTGTCTGGCAGGCTTCCGTCATGACTGCGCCTGCCGCCGCTCGGGCCCGTTACGACCGGGCCACCGCCCATCTCGACGCCCCGCTCGCGATCGTGGACCTGGACGCCTTCGACGCCAACGCGGCCGACCTGGTCCGCCGCGCCGCGGGCAAGCCCGTCCGGGTCGCCAGCAAGTCGGTTCGCTGCCGGGCCCTGCTGGAACGTGTCCTGGCCAGGGACGGTTTCCAGGGGATCATGTCGTTCACCCTGGGCGAGTCGCTGTGGCTCGCCCGCTCCGGGTTCGACGACATCCTGCTGGCCTATCCGTCCGCCGACCGCGCGGGCTTCGCGGAGCTGGCCGCCGATCCCAAGCTCGCCGACGCGGTCACCGTGATGATCGACGACATCGCCCATCTCGACCTCATCGACGCCGCCCGTGACGGCGGGAGTGAAGTGGTGCGGGTCTGCCTGGAGTTGGACACCTCGCTGAAGCTGCTCGGCGGCCGGGTGCGGGTCGGGGCGCGACGGTCGCCGCTGTACTCGCCCGCCCAACTCGCCGAGCTGGCCCGGGCCGTGGCCCGGCGGCCGGGGTTCCGGCTGGTGGGGATCATGGCGTACGAGGGGCACGTCGCCGGGGTCGGGGACACCGTGGCCGGGCGGCCGCTGCGCTCGCGGGCCATCCGGCTGATGCAGGCCGCCGCCCGGCGCGAGCTGGCCGAGCGGCGCGGCGCCGTGGTGCGGGCGGTGCGGGCCGTGGTGCCCGGCCTGGAGTTCGTCAACGGCGGTGGCACGGGCAGTGTGCAGCACACCGCGGCCGAGGACGCGGTCACCGAGATCGCGGCCGGTTCGGGGCTGTACGTGCCCCGGTTGTTCGACAACTACACGTCCTTCTCCGGCCGTCCGGCCGCCCTGTTCGCGCAGCCCGTCGTACGGCGGCCCGGGGTGGGTGTCGTCACCGTGCTCGGCGGCGGATATCCGGCCTCCGGTGTCGCGGGTCGCGACCGGCTGCCGGTGCCGTACCTGCCGGAGGGGCTGAGGTACGACCCGCAGGAGGGCCCGGGCGAGGTGCAGACCCCGCTGCTCGGCTCGCCCGCCGACGACCTGCTCATCGGCGACAAGGTGTGGTTCCGGCACGCCAAGGCGGGCGAGATGTGCGAGCGGTTCGACACGCTGCACCTGATCGAGGGGGACGTGGTGACGGCTACCGTGCCCACCTATCGGGGTGAGGGGCAGACGTTCCTCTGAGGCCGTCGTCGCCGTGGGCAGCGGCCGCCGGAGCGGCGGCCGCTGCCCGGGTCCGTGCCCTACAGAGGCGTGACGTACGCGCCCGCGATTCCGCCGTCCACCAGGAAGTCGGTGGCGTTGACGAAGGAGGAGTCGTCGCTGGCCAGGAAGGCGACGGCGGCGGCGATCTCCTCGGCCTCGGCGAACCGGCCGACCGGGATGTGGACGAGCCGGCGGGCCGCCCGCTCCGGGTCCTTGGCGAACAGCTCCTGGAGGAGCGGGGTGTTGACCGGGCCGGGGCACAGGGCGTTCACCCGGATGCCCTCGCGGGCGAACTGCACGCCCAGCTCGCGGGACATGGCGAGGACGCCGCCCTTGGAGGCCGTGTACGAGATCTGGGAGGTGGCGGCGCCCATCCTCGCCACGAAGGACGCCGTGTTGATGATGGAGCCCTTGCCCTGGCGGCGCATGTAGGGGATGGCGGCCTTGCAGCAGAGGTAGACGGAGGTGAGGTTGACCTCCTGGACCCGCTTCCAG is a genomic window of Streptomyces griseochromogenes containing:
- a CDS encoding sensor histidine kinase, whose translation is MSVVGTSTAPDGRDVRRTPAPRHGDRTETGLGLDPDQLPDGLVVADEHGRVICFNAAAARITALSAADALGQHLEKALPLEDLEGRRWWQLTDPYGGLAIRVRQPERNLLLPGGREVLVCARYVRTAPLGPVHRVIVSLRDTEARRRTERSHAELIATVAHELRSPLTSVKGFTATLLAKWERFTDDQKRLMLETVDADADRVTRLIAELLDISRIDSGRLEVRRQPVDIGAAVGRHIQAYVAAGQPADRFLLRIEQPLPALWADPDKVDQVLSNLVENAVRHGEGTVTIDITPSASPREGEETGTSVTVSDEGPGIPEESMNRVFTRFWRGSKRGGTGLGLYIVKGIVEAHGGTITVGRASSGGAEFRFTLPVAAPAYLA
- a CDS encoding TrmH family RNA methyltransferase; this translates as MPPVTPELISPRSARVAAARRLAKRNFRGKDRLFLAEGPQAVREAAGHRAGGQATLVELFATVEAAERYADIIGEARQAGARVHLASEEVIADISTTVTPQGLVGVCRFLDTPFEDILAARPRLVAVLAHVRDPGNAGTVLRCADAAGAEAVVLTDASVDLYNPKAVRASVGSLFHLPVAVGVPVEQAVAGLKDAGVRILAADGAGDRDLDEELDEQTMGGPTAWVFGNEAWGLPEETRDLADAVVRVPIHGKAESLNLATAAAVCLYASARAQRARTGCRSVTES
- the rplT gene encoding 50S ribosomal protein L20 — protein: MARVKRAVNAHKKRRAILEQASGYRGQRSRLYRKAKEQVTHSLVYNYNDRKKRKGDFRQLWIQRINAAARANGITYNRFIQGLKAANVEVDRKILAELAVNDAGAFAALVEVAQKALPADVNAPKAA
- the rpmI gene encoding 50S ribosomal protein L35; its protein translation is MPKNKSHSGASKRFKITGSGKVLRERAGKRHLLEHKSSRVTRRLTGNAEMAPGDAAKIKKLLGK
- the infC gene encoding translation initiation factor IF-3 — protein: MWCYRGGSISAEPRINDRIRVPEVRLVGPSGEQVGIVPLAKALELAQEYDLDLVEVAANARPPVCKLMDYGKFKYESAMKAREARKNQAHTVIKEMKLRPKIDPHDYDTKKGHVVRFLKQGDKVKITIMFRGREQSRPELGYRLLQRLAEDVQDLGFVESNPKQDGRNMIMVLGPHKKKTEAMAEARQAQEARKAEAKANPGRSQNPAEAEASAEEPAEA
- a CDS encoding DUF1844 domain-containing protein encodes the protein MSETPPENTDFDAMTRDIAEVPAVEVIVTVAVNLMSAAAVKLGLTEEGDKYKDLDEARKLITALAGLLDASATEISSFHAAPLRDGLKSLQLAFREASIVPDEPGQGPGEKYTGPVYG
- a CDS encoding SseB family protein, with product MANKNIPDPGFSDDDGSADPRLSAALAAWAEDRTAVGPVLEALKGARLLVPVVAVLGEVEEDENGLRREKTSDMAVPTLKAGDRTALPAFTSTDSLARWDPAARPVAVPVHQALEAAAHEKADTVVLDLAGPVPFELTGPTLVALAEGRTSTDPLADPAVVEAVRAAVAAEPAVLRAHLGPGRADGTLALVLDPAAAPAEAARAVAERLAADDTLRARLVRGLDLALLPAGTTPPGEPLYVRG
- a CDS encoding serine hydrolase, producing the protein MSSRPTGHTGGTVCAKARALSAADAVSSAASPSASSSATAGEEASVEPVTSSSAAGRKRLPAKVMASVAVPSGAKVSAAVLDLESGASAAYGEDTFDTASIVKVDILATLLLRAQDAGRRLTATERAYATKMIENSDNASATALWHAIGRAEGLDAANERFGLSATSGGDGDLWGLTRTTAADQLVLLQQVFGAQSLLSAASRTYVQGLMEGVEADQRWGVSAAAVGSSWALKNGWMPRSATGLWDVNSIGRVTVDGAGLLVAVLSKGTVSQAEGISLVEAAAKAAVAGFASAS
- the mycP gene encoding type VII secretion-associated serine protease mycosin, which produces MRRWTRGSRRAGATISLLLTGALVLLPSAAAHADGIRAQQWGLSALHLDEAWRTTKGRGITVAVLDTGVEADHPDLAGNVLPAKDMIGFGAEPGDRTWARHGTAMAGIIAGHGHGPGDTDGVMGVAPEAKILPVRVILEDGDSARTKARTTRGNALADGIRWAADHGADVINLSLGDDSDSAHPEPSEDEAVQYALKKGVVVVASAGNGGDKGDHVSYPAAYPGVIAATAVDKYGTRASFSTRRWYSAVSAPGVDVVIADPDHKYYAGWGTSAASAFVSGAAALIKAAHPNLAPAQIKKLLEDTARDAPVGGRDDSRGFGMIDPAAALKAAARLKPQALRPASYDKRYFGTGPDTPRSTTSTSDWAGPLAGSIGGVLLVAGLVLWRNRRATP
- a CDS encoding amino acid deaminase/aldolase: MTAPAAARARYDRATAHLDAPLAIVDLDAFDANAADLVRRAAGKPVRVASKSVRCRALLERVLARDGFQGIMSFTLGESLWLARSGFDDILLAYPSADRAGFAELAADPKLADAVTVMIDDIAHLDLIDAARDGGSEVVRVCLELDTSLKLLGGRVRVGARRSPLYSPAQLAELARAVARRPGFRLVGIMAYEGHVAGVGDTVAGRPLRSRAIRLMQAAARRELAERRGAVVRAVRAVVPGLEFVNGGGTGSVQHTAAEDAVTEIAAGSGLYVPRLFDNYTSFSGRPAALFAQPVVRRPGVGVVTVLGGGYPASGVAGRDRLPVPYLPEGLRYDPQEGPGEVQTPLLGSPADDLLIGDKVWFRHAKAGEMCERFDTLHLIEGDVVTATVPTYRGEGQTFL
- a CDS encoding 3-oxoacyl-ACP reductase, with protein sequence MTDNTVCRRLVGRTAVVTGAGSGIGLAAARRLASEGAHVVCADVDEARGKAAADEVGGLFVKVDVTDPEQVETLFKTAYDTYGSVDVAFNNAGISPPDDDSILETGLEAWKRVQEVNLTSVYLCCKAAIPYMRRQGKGSIINTASFVARMGAATSQISYTASKGGVLAMSRELGVQFAREGIRVNALCPGPVNTPLLQELFAKDPERAARRLVHIPVGRFAEAEEIAAAVAFLASDDSSFVNATDFLVDGGIAGAYVTPL